The following is a genomic window from Parabacteroides johnsonii DSM 18315.
TCCTGACAAGACGACCCCGGATCTCCGAACTGACCTGCAACAAAGCACCTTTATGCGTCAGCAACTCGTCTATGTACCGATAACGGGTCACCGTCACCTCGGTCGCCACTATACTCAGGTCATTGCGGATCAGGTCGACAATCGTAGCATGCTCGGCCGTTTCCTTCGGATCGTCCAATATCCGCCTGCGGGCATCCGGCAACGTAGCATCGATCGTTCCCTTCATCGGATAGGAATAGATATGTTCACCCCGTATCTTCACGAATATCTCAGGAGAGAAAACAACAAAACGATCTTTCAGCCAGAGCTTATACCGGGCTTCCGAACGGATAAAAACATCCTCTAAACTCAGATCGGTCCGGACAGGAGTAGCGCAAGTCAGATTGACTAAGTAAGAGTTCCCAGCCCGGATATGTCCGACAACTTTATGAAACGAGCCGGCATAAGCCTCCTGTGTCATAGGGAACGTTTCCCACCGGATCGCAGAAGTCAAGTTCTCCATGATCTTCATGCGACTTGCAATCGCAGCATTCGTCACACCATCCAGGTCGTAAAGCAACATCTCAGGATCGACCTGGTCCAGCTCTTCTACAATCACCCGGTCTTGCTTGTAATCGATCACAAACAGGAAAGGCCGCCTTTCCGTACCCAATCGGTTCATACGGCAGACGGCCTCTATACGGTTATAGAATATCATATCAGAAAACGTTCGGTCAAACCTCCAAAGGCATCGATACGGCGATCCCGGAAGAAAGGCCACCAACGGCGGACATTCTCGCTACGCGTCTTATCGATCTCCACAATTCGTATTTCTTCATCACTATTGGAAAGTTCGGCCAAGAGCTCACCCTGCGGACCGGCGACAAAACTGTTTCCCCAGAACTGAATCCCATTCGTTTGCCCGGACGGATCAGCCTCGTGCCCCACCCGGTTAACCGTAACGACCGGAAGCCCGTTGGCCACAGCATGCCCCCGCTGAACAGTTACCCAAGCTCCTAACTGGCGTTTTTTCTCATCCTCCGTATCACTACTTTCCCAACCGATAGCTGTCGGATAAATCAGCAGTTCCGCCCCTTTCATCGCCATCAGGCGGGCAGCTTCGGGATACCATTGGTCCCAACAAACCAATACGCCCAATTTACCCACCGAAGTATCGATCGGCTCAAACCCAAGATCACCGGGAGTAAAATAGAACTTCTCATAATAGGCCGGATCATCCGGAATATGCATTTTACGGTATTTCCCGGCAATAGTCCCGTCTTTCTCAATCACGACAGCTGTATTATGATACAAACCGGGAGCCCGTTTCTCAAACAAAGAAAGAACCAACACGATCCCCAATTCTTTTGCCAACGCCCCGAAGCCCTCTGTAGAAGGTCCTGGAATCGGTTCAGCCTGATCGAACACTTCGGTATTCTCCGTCTGGCAAAAATAAAGCCCGTTATGCAACTCCTGCAAAACGACCAACTCCACCCCTTGCAAAGCACAAACCCGGATATTTTGTTTCAGCTTCTCAATATTAGCAGCCCGGTCCCCCGTATTCGCCTGCTGCACCATCCCTACCTTTAACGTATTCATCCTTATTTTTTATTCTTCATTCTTCATTCAAATAACCCCCTCCGGATACTGCATCGTCACGCAATGTAGCGAACCATGTTGTTTAATCAACGGCAAGCAATTGATCCCAATAATCTCACGATCCGGAAAAACCTGTTGCAAAGCATCCTTCGCCAGTTCATCCTTTGGAGAATTATAATATGGAAGCAACACAGCTCCGTTGATAATCAAAAAATTGGCATAAGTGGCCGGGAGACGTTCGCCCTCCCATACTACCGGGTCCGCCATTGGCAGAGCAATCAGCCGATAAGGTTTACCGTCAGCCTGTTTGAAAGCCAGCAACTCCTGTTCCATTGCCTGCAGTTCCTCGAAATGTTCATCCGACTCATCCGTACACTGCACATAAGCAATCGTATCTTCGCTACAGAACCGTGCCAGCGTATCGACATGGCTATCCGTATCATCACCGGCCAAATAGCCGTTTTCCAGCCACAAAATACGTTCAAAACCAAAGACATCCTTCAGATAGGCTTCCAGTTCTTCCTTTTGCAGATATTCGTTCCGGTTCACAGACGAAAGACATTCGACGGTAGTGAGCAGCGTTCCTTTGCCATCCGATTCGATACTGCCGCCTTCCAATATGAACGGTTGCATGTTGATAATCGGGATTCCGTCGGCAAAAGTACCCTGCATCGCCAGATTGCGTGTAATCAGATTATCCAAATTTGCCACATATTTCATTCCCCACCCGTTGAACACAAAGTCATACACGGCCGGTTCCCCTTGGTCGAATACGGTAATGCCACCATGATCACGAGCCCAGGTATCATTCGT
Proteins encoded in this region:
- a CDS encoding aminodeoxychorismate synthase component I, which encodes MIFYNRIEAVCRMNRLGTERRPFLFVIDYKQDRVIVEELDQVDPEMLLYDLDGVTNAAIASRMKIMENLTSAIRWETFPMTQEAYAGSFHKVVGHIRAGNSYLVNLTCATPVRTDLSLEDVFIRSEARYKLWLKDRFVVFSPEIFVKIRGEHIYSYPMKGTIDATLPDARRRILDDPKETAEHATIVDLIRNDLSIVATEVTVTRYRYIDELLTHKGALLQVSSEIRGRLVRNWQAEIGDLLFCLLPAGSITGAPKKKTMEIIAEAETYERGFYTGVMGYFDGNSLNSAVMIRFLERQGDGSLVFKSGGGITSQSDLASEYDEMKQKVYVPIY
- a CDS encoding carbon-nitrogen hydrolase, encoding MNTLKVGMVQQANTGDRAANIEKLKQNIRVCALQGVELVVLQELHNGLYFCQTENTEVFDQAEPIPGPSTEGFGALAKELGIVLVLSLFEKRAPGLYHNTAVVIEKDGTIAGKYRKMHIPDDPAYYEKFYFTPGDLGFEPIDTSVGKLGVLVCWDQWYPEAARLMAMKGAELLIYPTAIGWESSDTEDEKKRQLGAWVTVQRGHAVANGLPVVTVNRVGHEADPSGQTNGIQFWGNSFVAGPQGELLAELSNSDEEIRIVEIDKTRSENVRRWWPFFRDRRIDAFGGLTERFLI
- a CDS encoding agmatine deiminase family protein — translated: MENKIILPAEWYPQSAVQLTWPHEETDWAPILDEVIPCFVSIAKEVIKHEKLLIVCPDEQKVRRQLGDVDDSRIIFREMATNDTWARDHGGITVFDQGEPAVYDFVFNGWGMKYVANLDNLITRNLAMQGTFADGIPIINMQPFILEGGSIESDGKGTLLTTVECLSSVNRNEYLQKEELEAYLKDVFGFERILWLENGYLAGDDTDSHVDTLARFCSEDTIAYVQCTDESDEHFEELQAMEQELLAFKQADGKPYRLIALPMADPVVWEGERLPATYANFLIINGAVLLPYYNSPKDELAKDALQQVFPDREIIGINCLPLIKQHGSLHCVTMQYPEGVI